Proteins from one Desulfonema limicola genomic window:
- a CDS encoding RNA-guided endonuclease InsQ/TnpB family protein — protein sequence MKIKRSSKVTIKLATGKKREILDGIHDEYARTANFFIDYFWDHPEIRSANQITSEIYSLPETWLTARMRQCAAREALSMVLGARNIENRRKSSIELEAEELLGEEIFTEPVKPVHNGKKMTLSSQVVRIEKGRNSFDLWLVVHSVGNGIKLYIPLKKHRQFNKWAEIGKMGSSVVINRQHVQISFEIETGEKKQEGKLVGIDAGINHLMTTSKREFLGNEVSPLISKIKRKHQGSKAYKRAKKELSYYIHKTVKDYFADNNLQLVVTEKLKNLKHNTRQKNRTKELRKTLSNWNYRELLNIIQMRCEENRVSFRSVSPFKTSQKCPNPDCAHTQRENRNNEEFKCLKCGYSEQADYVGSLNILYRFLTGPYGAGFKT from the coding sequence ATGAAAATAAAAAGATCGTCAAAGGTAACGATTAAATTAGCAACCGGGAAAAAGCGTGAAATCCTGGATGGAATCCATGATGAATATGCCCGTACTGCGAATTTTTTTATTGATTATTTCTGGGATCATCCTGAAATCAGGTCCGCAAATCAGATAACATCTGAAATATACAGTCTGCCTGAGACATGGCTGACGGCAAGAATGCGTCAGTGTGCCGCAAGAGAAGCTCTTTCAATGGTTTTAGGTGCAAGGAATATTGAAAACAGGAGAAAAAGCAGCATTGAACTTGAAGCTGAGGAACTTCTGGGAGAGGAAATATTCACTGAACCTGTTAAACCCGTGCATAACGGAAAAAAAATGACTCTTTCTTCCCAGGTTGTCAGAATCGAAAAAGGGCGCAATTCCTTTGATCTGTGGCTGGTTGTGCATTCTGTGGGGAACGGAATTAAATTATATATCCCTTTGAAAAAACACCGTCAGTTCAACAAATGGGCAGAGATCGGAAAAATGGGAAGTTCCGTTGTCATTAACCGGCAGCATGTTCAGATTTCATTTGAAATCGAAACCGGAGAGAAAAAGCAGGAAGGAAAGCTTGTGGGAATTGATGCCGGAATAAATCATCTAATGACAACATCAAAGAGAGAATTTTTAGGAAATGAGGTCAGTCCGCTGATATCAAAAATAAAAAGAAAACATCAGGGGTCAAAAGCATATAAAAGAGCAAAAAAAGAACTGTCATACTATATTCATAAAACTGTGAAAGATTATTTCGCAGACAATAATTTACAGCTTGTTGTTACAGAAAAACTGAAAAATTTAAAACATAACACAAGACAGAAGAACAGAACAAAAGAATTACGAAAGACTCTGAGTAACTGGAATTATCGGGAACTGCTGAATATAATTCAGATGCGCTGTGAAGAAAACCGTGTTTCCTTCCGGTCTGTCAGCCCGTTTAAAACCAGTCAGAAATGTCCGAACCCGGACTGCGCCCATACTCAGAGGGAGAACCGGAACAACGAGGAATTTAAGTGTCTGAAGTGCGGGTATTCGGAACAGGCTGATTATGTAGGCTCGCTTAACATTCTTTACCGATTTCTCACCGGACCATATGGTGCCGGTTTCAAAACTTGA
- a CDS encoding IS607 family transposase: MKILSEYAKEHGIKYRAAWNRYKAGKIPDAYQDEFGKILIPENSPGRPEYTVCYARVSSSENKKNLEIQAERLCSYCAAKGWQIKEVVKECASGLNDNRPRLTKLLKNPVVTRIVVEHKDRLTRFGFNYIKLFKESQGCRIEIINESANDRDELMQDFVSLVTSFTTRLYGLRRSKRKTEKLIQELENENKKIVKGND; encoded by the coding sequence ATGAAGATTTTAAGTGAATATGCAAAAGAACACGGCATCAAATACCGTGCGGCCTGGAACCGTTATAAAGCCGGAAAAATCCCGGATGCTTACCAGGATGAATTCGGAAAAATCCTTATTCCAGAAAATTCTCCGGGCAGACCGGAATACACGGTATGTTATGCTCGTGTATCTTCATCTGAAAACAAAAAGAATCTTGAAATTCAGGCTGAAAGACTCTGCTCTTATTGTGCAGCAAAAGGCTGGCAGATAAAGGAAGTGGTAAAGGAATGCGCATCCGGCCTGAACGACAACCGCCCCAGGCTGACAAAACTGCTGAAAAATCCTGTTGTAACAAGAATAGTGGTTGAGCATAAGGACAGGCTGACCCGTTTTGGATTCAATTATATCAAATTATTCAAGGAATCCCAGGGCTGCCGGATTGAAATTATCAACGAATCCGCAAATGACAGAGATGAACTGATGCAGGATTTTGTGAGCCTTGTTACCAGCTTTACAACAAGGCTTTACGGATTGAGGCGCAGTAAAAGAAAGACCGAAAAACTGATTCAGGAGCTTGAGAATGAAAATAAAAAGATCGTCAAAGGTAACGATTAA
- a CDS encoding type II toxin-antitoxin system VapC family toxin translates to MKLLLDTHVFIWWAANPEKLSNAALNACEDKSNSLFLSSASIWEMQIKMQIGKMRLPCSLKNLIKQHENSNELDILNISLNHIYKLEELPMHHRDPFDRMLICQSIEEKLVVISKDNVFSDYEVNLLW, encoded by the coding sequence ATGAAACTTCTTCTGGATACACATGTGTTTATTTGGTGGGCAGCAAACCCTGAAAAGCTTTCAAATGCAGCATTGAATGCCTGCGAAGATAAAAGCAATTCTCTGTTTTTGAGCAGTGCAAGTATATGGGAAATGCAGATTAAAATGCAGATTGGTAAAATGCGTCTGCCGTGTTCGCTGAAAAATCTGATCAAACAGCATGAAAATTCCAACGAACTTGATATTCTCAACATTTCCCTGAATCATATTTATAAATTAGAAGAACTCCCCATGCATCACCGTGATCCGTTTGACAGAATGCTTATCTGTCAGTCTATTGAGGAAAAGCTTGTGGTAATCAGCAAAGACAATGTATTCTCTGATTATGAAGTGAATTTGCTATGGTGA
- a CDS encoding type II toxin-antitoxin system Phd/YefM family antitoxin, protein MPTQVITISDLKNRIGDLITFITEGGSVILEKDSKPFARLIPISDKKKKRIAGLNKGEIWTSDDFDDPLPDSFWTGEK, encoded by the coding sequence ATGCCAACCCAGGTTATTACAATTAGTGATTTAAAGAATAGAATTGGCGATCTGATTACCTTTATCACTGAGGGAGGCAGTGTTATTCTTGAAAAAGACAGCAAACCTTTTGCCAGACTTATTCCAATTTCAGATAAAAAGAAAAAGCGTATTGCCGGTCTGAATAAAGGTGAAATCTGGACAAGTGATGATTTTGACGACCCTTTGCCGGATTCATTCTGGACAGGTGAAAAATGA
- a CDS encoding transposase: MIYKLRWDIEKFFQWWKKHLKVYHLIARSEYGVMVQLLSGLITYLLMAIYCRKHYNEPVSIMRLREIRIAIQNELRNPPNILLLILLLLKNQKKTYAKN, encoded by the coding sequence TTGATATATAAACTCCGATGGGATATTGAAAAGTTCTTTCAATGGTGGAAAAAGCACCTTAAGGTTTATCACCTTATTGCACGGAGTGAGTATGGTGTCATGGTTCAATTGCTTTCAGGTTTGATCACATACCTGCTTATGGCAATATATTGTCGCAAACATTACAATGAACCAGTATCTATCATGCGTTTAAGAGAAATCCGTATTGCAATACAAAATGAACTGCGGAATCCTCCCAATATCCTGCTCCTGATTTTATTGTTGTTAAAGAACCAGAAAAAAACATATGCAAAAAACTAA